ACGCTGGTCGTACCATACATGCGCCGCCCGTCCAAGGCGATGAAAGCCAGCTTCTGGGCGATCGTCATCGCGGGCGGCATGTATTTGCTGACCGTCGTTGCCGCCGTCGGCGTATTCGGTCCGGAAGAGACGAAGATTTTGCTCTGGCCGACGCTGGAGCTGGCCAAGACGACCTCGCTGCCCGCCAATGTGCTCGAGCGGCTGGATGCGGCGTTTCTGGCCGTTTGGGTAACCGCCGTCTTCACGACGCTGTATGCAACCTATTATCTGACCGTACATGCGATGAGCAAGCTGCTGCGCCTACGGGATCACAAAATGTTTTCGCTGTCCCTGCTGCCCTTCGTTTTCATCATCGCGATGCAGCCGAGAAACGTGATTAATATGTATGAAGTCATTACAACAGTCGGCCGGCTCGGACTGCTGATCACGATCGGCTATCCGGCACTGCTGCTGGCGGTCGCGGTTTTTCGCAAAAAAAGAGGTGAGCCGATTGAGAAGATTGAACAGAAGTAGCCGGGCGGCGCGGCTCCTCAAGCTCATCTGCATCGTCTCGATGACCGCGCCTCTGCTTACCGGCTGCTGGGACCGGCTGGAAATCGACGAGCGGGGTGTCGTGCTCGGCATCGGCATCGATGTCGCGCCTCCGAAGGAGAAGCGGGAGGAGTCGCTCGTGACGACGCTCGATCCGAAACAGCCGCGAACGAACAAGCCGCTGGTCCGCATTACGGTCCAGATTGCCGTACCGGGACGGATTCCGCTCGGTCCGGGCGAAGGCGGCGGAGGCGGGAACGCCGGGGCGGCCAAGACCGTGTGGATCATCGACGTCGTCGGCCGCACGATCGACGATGCCGTATCGAACTTGCAGCAGCAAATATCCGCGCCGCTCTTCTTCGGCCACTTGCGGATTATTGTCGTTTCCGAGGAATATGCAAGAAGCGGGCTGCAGAACATTAACGACTACTTTCACCGCAACTCCGAAATCCGCCGTACGACCTGGATGGTCATTTCGAAGGGCAAGGCCAAGGCGATTATGCAGGCGTCCCCGGAGCTGGAGCGGGTTCCGAGCCTGTACCTGCAGTCCAGCATGGATCAGGCCGTGCGGATGGGCAAGCTGCCGAACGTCTTCCTGGGCGTGTTTTGGAGCGCGGTCTCGAAGAAAGGGCAGGAGGCTTATTTGCCTTATGTCGTGATGAAGAAAAAAAATAACATCCAGATTGCCGGGCTCGCTTATTTCAGGGAGGACCGGATCGTCGGGACGACAAAGCCGCTGGAAATCGCCATTCTGATGGCGATCAAAAACATGAATCCGGCGGGCTACCAGACCTTCGCGCCGATCAGGGGGATGGGCGCCGCCGTTTACACGGCTACGCACCGGAAATCGAAGATTGAGGCCGAGCTGCGAAACGGGATTCCGCATTTTAAGATCCATGTCGAAATCGAGGGCAATATCCGCGAGAAAACGGACGAAGGGTTCACGATCGATCCCAATACGATCGCGAAGATTCAGCGGGATATCGAGTCCTTTAACGAAAAGTCGAGCAACGAATTAATCAAGATGACGCAGAAGGAGGGGGCGGATATTTTCGGTTTCGGCGAGTATATCCGCGCGTACAAATGGGGCTACTGGAACAGCCGGGTGAAAACGAAGGAAAAATGGCAGGAAATTTACAAGGATATCACCTTCGAGGTGGACACCCGCGTCCATGTCCGGCGTGTCGGGATGAAAGCCGTCTGATTTGCGGTCCGGCCGCGACACTGTCAGGAGTTTGAACAGGGGAAAGGAGGGGACGTTCCTTGCAATTCGGCGGAGGCATCGGGTATATAGGCTTTATCGTCACGCTGATGCTGATTACGGGCATTCTTACGCTGCGCATCGACACGAAGCGGTATGAGGTTTCGGGGATGAAACGGGAGCAAAAAGCGGCGCGTATCGTCGGCTGGTTTAACGTGGTCATTGCGATCGGCATCTATATCGGGAACTGGGTCATTCACAAGTTTGCCTAAGTCAGGTGCGGTCGGCGTTCGCTGAGCAAGGCGGCAACGTTTGAAAGCTCCCCGCCGGCAATTCCGGAGCGTCCGCTGCGGCTGGTATTAATGAGCGGTCCAGTCACAGGCGGTCAATCGCGGCCGGTCCGCTCCGCGGTCAGTTCGGACGGAAGGCGGCCGATCACGCGTTTGAACACGCGGTTGAAATAGGACGGATCGCTGTAGCCGAGATGCCCCGCGATCTCCTGCACCGTCAGCTGCGAATGGCGCAGCATATAATCCGCCGTCTTCGCCCGCTTCAGGTGGACGTATTCGCTGATCGTCATGCCCGTGACGCTGCGGAACAGCGACGCGGCATAATTCGGGCTGACGCCGATGCAGGCGCCGAGCTCGTGCTTCGTCACTTTATTGCGGTAGTGGTCCTCGATATAGCGTTTCATCCGCTCGATATGGCGAATGGCCGACGGCGCCCGGCCGCCCTCGTCGATTTCACGGCTCACCGTGACGATCAGCTCGGTCAGCAGAGCGGAGCACATGACGGAGAAATACCGGTCGCGCTCGGTCCACTGCCCGGTGAGCAGCAGCAGCTTGTCCAGGAGCAGCTCCGGCATATGAGTCGCCCAGTGCAGCGGATCGGAGCGGGCGAGCAGCGGCAGCTGCCGGTTCGTCTCCGCCGAGGAGGGGCTGAACCGGACCGTCAGGCTTTCGCGAATGCCGCCTTGACCGCGCACCTCCGCCGCCGGAACGCCGGCGGGGATGAGCAGCAGCTCGTTTTTGCGGCAGACGGCCGGCTTGCCCCGGAATTCGAAGGCGCAGCTGCCGAAACGGACCCAGACCAGCGTGTAGCAGTCGGAGCCGATCGTCTTCCGTTCCTGAGCCGGATAGCCGCGCTCTTCTCGAATGTCGAAAATATTGAACATCAACGCCGCTCCGTTCGAATCGTACTATACTACAATCAATGTACTATAGTTCATCGCTTAGCCGCAACGGTTCTTTTACAATAAGACGTAAGGGAGCGTGAACGACTTGAAAACGACGAAAATCGTATGTACGATGGGACCGGCCTGCCTGTCCGCCGATATTTTGACGCAGATGATCCAGTCCGGCATGAATATCGCGAGGCTCAACCTGGCGCACGGCGAGCTGGACGATCACCGCTCGCGGATCGAGCTGGTGCGCGAAACGGCCGCCCGCCTGAATACTTCGGTCGGCGTGATGCTCGATATCAAAGGGCCCGAAATTCGCACGGGGCTGCTTCAGCAGCCGTCGTATACGCTGAAGAGCGGCGAATTTCTTACGCTGACGACCGAGCAGATCGCGGGCACGGAGAAGCGGATCTCCGTCTCCTACGATTTGGCGCAGGACGTGACGCCCGGCTCGCGCATTATGATCGACGACGGCCTGATCGAGCTGGAGGTGCGGCGCATCGAAGGCGCGGACGTCGTCTGCCTGATCAAGAACGGCGGGGTCATCAAATCGCGCAAGGGCGTCAATTTGCCGGGCGTGCGCACGAGCCTGCCGGGCGTGACGGAACGCGACAGGCTGCACATACAGTTCGGCATCGAGTACGGCGTTGACATGATCGCCATGTCGTTCGTGCGCCGCGCCGAGGACGTGCTGGAAGTCAAGCGGATGCTCGCGGAGAAGGGCGCCGGACATATCCAGGTCATTTCCAAAATCGAAAACCAGGAAGGGCTCGACGAGCTGGAGGCGATTATCGAGGCGTCCGACGGCATTATGGTGGCGCGCGGCGATCTGGGCGTGGAAATTCCGGTCGAGGACGTGCCGTTTGCGCAGAAGCGGATGATTACGGCGTGCAACCGCGCCGGCAAATTCGTCATTACGGCGACGCAGATGCTCGAGTCGATGCAGGCGAATCCGCGCCCGACCCGCGCCGAGGCGTGCGACGTAGCGAACGCCGTTTGGGACGGCACGGACGCAGTGATGCTGTCCGGCGAAACGGCCTCGGGCGGCTTTCCCGTCGAGGCGGTGCGCACGATGGCGGCGATCGCCCGCAAGGCGGAGCAGTCGGCTGCGGCGGTGGCCGAATGCCACGACGCCGTGAAGAAAGATTTGATCGGAGCGTAGCCGATCGTTTAAAGTTAATAGAAGCGGCAGGGAGCCGGCTCCTTGAGCGGCGGCACCTGCGATCTATTACACGTTAGGCGGGAAGCGGTATGCACGTATTGACAGTGGATCATATTACGAAAAGCTACGGCGAAAAAATATTGTTTGAAGACGTGTCGTTCGGCGTGGAGACGGGCGACAAAATCGGCATCATCGGCGTGAACGGCACGGGCAAGTCGACGTTCATGCGCGTGGTCGCAGGACTGGAGCCCCCTGATTCGGGCTCTATTCTTGTGGGCGGCGGCGTGACGGTACGCATGCTGGCGCAGGATCCGGCCTTTGATCCGGAGCAGACGGTGCTGGAGCATGTGCTCGCCGGCGATTCGGAGCCGCTGCGCGCCGTCCGGGCGTACAACGAGGCGCTGATCGCGCTCGAGCTGCGGCCGGACAATGCCGGCCTGCAGGAGCGGCTCGTCCGGGCGAATCAGCGGATGAACGAACTCGACGCCTGGACGATCGAGACCGAGGCGAAGACCGCGCTCACGAAGCTCGGCATCGGCCGGTTCGATGCGCGGCTCGGAACGCTGTCCGGCGGGCAGCGCAAGCGGGCCGCAATGGCGGCGGCGCTCGTCCAGCCGGCCGACGTGCTGCTGCTCGACGAGCCGACCAACCATATCGACAACGAGTCGGTCGCATGGCTCGAGCAGATGCTGCAGAAGCGCAAGGGCGCGCTGCTGATGATTACGCACGACCGTTATTTTCTCGACCGGGTAACGAACCGGACGCTCGAGCTCGACCGGGGACGGGCGTTTTTCTATACCGCAAACTACAGCCGGTTTCTCGAGCTGAAGCTGGACCGGGAGGAGCGCGAGGCGGCGTCGGAGGCGAAGCGGCAAAACCTGCTGCGGGGAGAGCTGGCCTGGATCCGCCGCGGCGCGAAGGCTCGCTCGACGAAGCAAAAGGCGCGCATCGAGCGCTTCGAAGCGCTGCAGGCGGCAGCGCCGGAGAAATCGGCCGGCAAGCTGGACGTCTCGGTCGCTTCGACCAGGCTCGGCAGGAAAATTGTTGAAATCAGCGGCCTGGCGAAATCGTTCGGGGAGCAAACCGTCATCCGCGATTTTGATTATATCGCCGTGCCGGAGGACCGGGTCGGCATCGTCGGACGCAACGGCCTCGGCAAGTCGACGCTGCTGAAGCTGATCGCCGGCCAGCTGCAGCCGGACGCCGGCGAAGTGGTGCTCGGGCCGACGGTGAAGCTCGGCGTTTTCTCGCAGGAGCGGGAGGAGATGGACGAGTCGCTGCGCGTCATCGAATATATCCGCGAAGGCGCGGAGCAGGTTGCGACCGCGGACGGCACGACGATCGCGGCGGCGCAGATGCTCGAGCGGTTTCTGTTCCCGCCGGCGCAGCAGTGGTCGCTTATCGCGAAGCTGTCCGGCGGCGAGAAGCGCCGGCTGCAGCTGCTGCGCGTGCTGATGGAAGCGCCGAACGTGCTGCTGCTCGACGAGCCGACGAACGATCTGGATATCCAGACGCTGACCGTGCTCGAGGATTATCTCGACGATTTCCCCGGCGTCGTCTTCGTCGTCTCGCACGACCGGTATTTCCTCGACCGGGTCGCGGACCGGATCTTTGCGTTCGAAGGCGACGGCGTTGTCACGCAGCATGTCGGCAGCTTCAGCGACTATGCGGAGAGCGCGGCAAGGAGTGACGACGCCGGTTCGGCCGCGGAGAGCGGCGGAGCAGGGGCCCGGCCCGGCGGTGCCGCGGGAAGCCGCGCCGCCCGTGCGGGGGAGGCCGGCGGAGAAGAGAAGCCGCTGAGGATGAGCTACAAAGAGCAGAAGGAATTCGAGACGATCGACGACGAAATCGCAAAGGCGGAGGAGGCGCTCCGGGAAGTGGCCCGCCGCATGGACGAATCGGGCAGCGACTCCGCGCTGCTGCAGGAGCTCGTCCGGCAGCAGGAGGAGCTGGAAGCCGGGCTGGAGCAGCTTATGGAGCGGTGGACTTATCTGAACGAGCTGGCCGAGAAAATTGCGGCGGCGAAGAACCGATAAGACAATCTCAGAGGAACTGGTATGTGACCGTATATTCGTTGTCTGTGAAGAAAAGTCCACAGCAGGCAAAATGGGGATGAACCATAATCGGAGACCGGAGCATCATCTTGACCCAGCACTGCGAGATCGCGGCCGCCATCCGCAGGAAGGACCCCGACGCGGCGGAGAATACCATGTACGAGCACCCCAATCTGACGGTGGACGATGTGGTTGTATTACAGCAAAAATGAACGCAGTATTTAAAGTAAAAAACAAGTCATATCAAGTATTCCTTTATTTTATGGATAGGTTGATATTATGCAAAAACATGAATTTATACGCCGCAAAGAAAGCCGCCGTCGGTCGTGGAAGGATCAAGGCCCGCACGGGCCGGTTCGTCCGGCGGATCGGTCTCATGCGGGTCATTCTTTCGTCCAGGGAGAGTAGAGCATCCGCCCCCTTCTGCGGATTTTGACATCGATTTGAATATCCAGCCGGGCTTGCGGGAGCAGCTCCTGATCCCAGCGATCCCGCAGCTTGGTCCAGAGCCGGTAATGGTCGTCCTCCAGCCGGTTGCCGAAGCCGAAGACGTCGGTGCGGTAGGTTTTGGCGGCTTTATTGAACGCTGCCATAATTTCGGCATGGACGGTATCGGCAAACCGGTGCTCCAAATCCCGAATATACTTGTCGTCTATAAACGCCGTTTGATTGCTCCCGTCGGCGATATTGACGTTCGTCTTGATGTGAATGCGGATAACCGGACGCTTGTCGTCGTAGTCCACCGTGTATTTCGCGCTCGGCTTCCCCGATACTTCCAGCGTAATCCGGCAGTCGGCAGCCTCTTCCCGGCACGGCACGCGCACGGTCGCGCTCTTTACTTTATTGATCACCCAGAGAAGTCCGCGGGTTTCCGTTTTATTCATCGTTCCGATCATTCGCGTCCCTTTGAATACGGCGGTCCCTTCGACCAGAAACAGATTCGACTGCTGACTGTCTCCGCCTTGATAAGGCGCAATGCCCACGATATTGCGGTCGTATTCCGACTGTTCGTATCGTTTGACCACCGGGGCGAAAGGCTGCCACCCCTCGGGGTTCGTAAGGCTTCGGGCAAACTCGTTGAAACGGACCGAAGGCGCAAACGAGTTGATATTCGCATTTTCCAGCTGATTGCTGAGCAGATTGGCGGGGATGGACGTAATATCCGGTTCCGACTCCAGCAAATCCTTCGCCCTCCCTTTGACGATAGCCACATAAGCGGTATTCCGCATTTCGGGATCGGACAGGAAGAAATCCAGGTACGAGTCCACCCCTTTTCGGGCCGCATCCTCCGAGATGACGAGCACCTTCAGGTGCGACCAGAATACTTTGACACCCATAATTTCCACATAGCTGCGCACCGCTTCGAACGCCGTCTTGCCGGAGGTGCTGAGGCTTTTAATGGTGTCTTCGGTCGCTTGGGATTGGGGCTTGATAGCTTCCAGGACGGGCGACTGTATCGTCAGCGCGACTTCCCCCCGCTCGTTCAGGTCGATGCCGACCGCCATGGCGTAATCCGTATTGTTCGATTCCCGCATGTTCCAGCAGCCTCCCAGGAGCAGCGTCACGGCGGCAATGACGGTCAGTCGGACGGCATTTCTCATCGGGCGATCGACCTTTTCCGAATCAGACTCATTGCGAACAGACAGCAAAGCATGAATACCGCATAGAGCGGGTACGTCAACGCTTTGAACGATTCCAGGTTAATGATCGATTCGAGCAAATTTTGCGGGATGGTCGTCAGAAAATAGATCACGATGCACAAGGGCATCCGAAGCGGCCGGTAATCGCTTAGCGCAAACCACGATCTCCAGCCGTCGCAGCAGGCATGCAGCACCAGCGATCCCTTCGACAAAATGATCAGCATCCAGACGATTAAAGAAAAAATCTCCAGGTGCTCGATGGAATCGAAAAACGTGATGTCGCGAATCACTTCGATGACCGGAAATACCATCCGTTTCACATAGGCCGGGCTCATGGCGGCGATGCAGATCATGAACGTGGCCATAAACAGCAGTCCAGTCCAGGCGTTGACGAACAGCAGCGATCTCGAGATATGCTTGCGATCCGCCAGATGACGCCAAAAAAGCAGCAGGATGCCCGCTTCCGCGTAGCCGCTGAACACGAACAGGGCGCCCTTCATCAAACCGGCCGCGTCCGTATCGAAAAAGGGACTCATCCGCGTAAATTCGGCGTTCGACACCGCCAGCGAGTAGAGAAAAGCGATCATGACAACGACCAGCGGCATGATGATCTGGCTCCAGCGGGCCACCGCCCCGATGCCGCCGCCGACCATGGCATATTCCAGCGCGAGAACCATGATGAGAATGATTTCCCGCGGCGTTTCGGGAAGAATCAACAGCGTGAACAGCTCCGCTACAATCCGGTTGACGAGAGCGACGAACAGGAGGAGGGGGAGCAGCACGAATACGAGCGCGAACAGCCGGCCTGCAAGCGAACCCAATTGATGCCGGATATACCCGACCAGATCGCAGCGGGTATGCTCCATCCGGCGGATAACCGCCAGCAGCAGCAGGCTGTACAAAGAAAAGCACGCCATTGCCAGCAGGATGCACAGCCACCCCGTATGATTGGCCACTCGGGCGAGCGCTCTCGGCTCGCTGAAGAAAATGGTCGCGAAAATATTGAAGGTCAGCAGGATGATCAGCTGTTTATTCGTTACCGTTTCACTGCCCATGAATGAAGCTCCCTCCTGAAGGTCAAGGTCTTCGCGCCCGCCGGGTCCGGTTGATCGGCCTTAAAAATCCCGGCCGCTTCATCTGCAGAACGCTCGGCCGCTTCAGCAGCAGCGAATCGTCGACCTGACTCAGCTTGTCCGGGGTAAGCGAGGCCATATAATCGACGCCGAACGAACGGAGCCTGACCAAATGAATCAAAATCAGCGAGAGGCCGAACAGGATTCCGAACAGCCCCATCGTTCCGGCCAGAATCATCATCGGGAAGCGCAGCAGGCGAATGGCCAGCGACGTGTTGTAGCTCGGAATGATGAACGAGCCGATGGCCGTGATCGACACGATAACGGTCAGTACAGGTCCGATAATATTGGCCTGGACCGCGGCCTGCCCGATGACCAGCGCGCCGACGATGCCGATCGTCTGGCCGAACGAGCCGGGCATGCGGATGCTGGCCTCGCGCAGCAGCTCGAACGTGATTTCCATCAGCAGCGCCTCGAGCAGCGTCGGAAACGGGATGCCGGTCCGGTTCGCGGCGATCATAATCATGAGCTCCGTCGGGATCATCTCCTGGTGAAAGGAAGAGACGGCGATATAAAGGGAGGGCATGAGAAGTGCGATCGTCAGCGCCAGCATCCGGATCCACCGGGTGAACGCGGCGGAATAAAATTTCGTATAGTAATCCTCGCTTGTAATCATCATCTCCGAGAACGTAACCGGCATGTAAATGGCGAACGGCGTTCCGTCCACGAGAACCGCCACCCGTCCTTCCAATACCGCGGAAGCGGCCCGGTCCACCCGTTCGGTATAGGCGATTTGCGGAAAAGGCGACCATATCTGGTCCTCCAAATGCTCGGCCAGCTCGCTGCTGTCGAGCAGCATATCGCCGTCGAACGTGCCGAGCCGCCGTTTCACCTCCTCGACGATGCCCGGATTGGCGACATCCTCTAAATACACGATCGAGATATCCGTCTTGCTGCGAGTCCCGACCTGCTGCAGGGAAACGACCATCGCGGGGTCCTTGATCCGTCTCCGCAGCAAAGCGGTATTCACGCGCAGCACTTCGACGAACGAATCCTGCGGGCCGACGATGCTTTTCTCCGAGGAGGGGCTGCCGACCGACCGGTGCTCCCACCCTTCGGTCGAAACGATGATACATTCGACAGCCCCGTCGACGAGCACAATCGTGCTCGAATAGATCAGGGATTCGATCGTTTTTGCGAGCGACCTTTCCCGCCGGAGCCCGCCGGCGGCGATATGCGCGCAGATCCCGTCCAGTCCGTGCTCATTTGTAGGCAGCGCGATGAGCGGAAGCAGAATATGCTGCTGTACGAGGTCCCGATCGGCAAGCCCGTCCATATAGACGACGGCGGTCCGGCTGCGGCCGGTCCCGCCCGGAAGCTCGCGGACGATCAGCTCGTTCGTCCCGTGGAGGGCGAGCCGGATCGCCCGGACATTATCGTCGAGGCCGGGGAGCAGCGGACGTTCGGTTCCGTTATGCGTCACAGTGCGAACCCTCCCATTCGAATGACGGTAAGCATGAAATGGTGCCATTTGTCGGCCAGAAGGGGATAAAGCCCAAGCGCGAATAGCACCGCCATGGCCAATGCAAGCCCGCTCAGCAGCAAAAACGCGATCCGCACCTTCCCGATCATCGGGCGGGGCCGGGCCGCATGCAAAAGAGCGAAGACGATGATAAGCGAGTAGATTCCGTGCATATTGTTCCCTCGGGGTAAGACTTGGTTATAATTTGTCCGAATATCCAAAAAATAAGCAAAATGAGTTCATATTGGCGGTTCGCGGCCGATTACTCGGGGAATGTTAAAGTTACAAAATGCGAGGAGGCGATGAGGATGATGCTGGAGAGGACGATACTGGCGGCGGTTTGGGCGGTTTGCCTGACGTCGCTGGCGCTGCTTGTTCCGCGCCGGCGCCGGCGGGAGGCGGTGCTGCTGTTCCTGTTCGCGCAAATCATTGTCCGGGCGTCGAGTATGATGCTGGTCGATCTCGGGCTTATTTCGAATCCGATTCGCGAATTTCCGCGCGCCACGGGAGCGAATTTTTCGCTCGACTATATCTTGTATCCCACTTTGATCGTCTTTTTCTGCTTTACGTATCCGCAGCTCCGTTGGAAGCTCGCGGGACATCATGCCGTTTTTCTGGCAGCGGTTGCCATTTACCTCGTTCTGATCGATCTTTATACCGGACTGCTCAAGCTTCATTGCGGCGTATGGCTGCCCCTTGCTTTGTTTTACATCGGAGCTCAGGGCACGTACCGGTATGGCCGCTGGTTCTTTCGCCAAAAATCCGCTGCGGGAGCTCAGCCGTTATGATGATCCCGCTCACTTCCGATGAGATCATCCTGATCGCGATCAACGCGGCGGGCATCAGCTCCATTCTGCTCGTTCCGAAGCGGCGCAGGCGCGAGGCGCATGCCGTTTATTTGTTCCAGCAGCTCATTACATGGCCGCTCGGCCTGCTGCCGGTCGAGCTCGGCCTGCTCGAATACCCGGTTCACGAGCTGGGCAGGGCGAACGAAACGAGCATCACGTTCGAATTTTTTATTTATCCGACCGTCGCCGCTTATTTCTGGCTCTATTATCCCCGCGGCCGTACCGTCCCGGTCAGGCTGCTTTATTATGCCGCATTTGCGGGAGGCATCACGATTCCGGAGCTGCTGTTTGAGCATTATACGAAGCTGATCCGCTATACCGGCTGGCATTGGTACTATACGACACTCAGCATTTCCGCGACCTTGTGGCTGTCCCGGCGGCTCGGGCTTTGGTTTTTTGCCGGGCAGGTCGCCGGCTTTTCGAAGCGCGGGCGGTTGTGATAAGATTGCCGGGTCCACCCGGCGGTCCCTTCTTCTTCATTATAAAGGGGGATGCCGACAAGCCGCGGTATACGGCTTGACGGCATCCCCCTTGCATCATTTTCGGGCTTAACGTCCGTTAAACGCCTTCAGCATCCACACATGCTTCTCAAGCGAGGCGTGAATGGAGAGCAGCAGGTCGGCGGTCGTTTCGTCGCCGGATTTCTCGGCTTCATTCATGCCTTCCTTCAACTCGCCGATGACGACGGAGAAGTCGGCAATGAGCGAATCGACCATTTCCTCGGCGGATTCCTTGCCGCTCGCTTCCTTGATGCTGGAAAGCTTCAGCTGCTCGCTCATCGTGGCGACCGGCTTGCCTTCCAGCGCGAGCAGGCGCTCGGCTATATTGTCGACGTGCAGCGCGGCTTCCTCGTACAGCTCCTGGAATTTCACATGCAGCGTAAAAAATTGACTGCCCTTCACATACCAGTGGTAGTTGTGCAGCTTCACGTACAGGACGCTCCAGCTAGATACTTGTTGGTTCAGCAGATCGTTTAATTTGCTCATGTTCTCCGCTCCTTTGTCAAATGGTTTCGTTGCGCTCGCACCGTTTTTTAAACGGTTTGCGGCGCGGTGGACGAACCGGCCTCCTCCAAATAGCGCTCGCAGTCGAGCGCCGCCATGCAGCCGCTTCCCGCCGCGGTAACCGCCTGACGGTAACGGCGGTCCTGCACATCCCCGCAGGCGAAAACGCCGGGAATGTTCGTCTCCGTCGTGCCGGGCCGGACGATGATGTACCCTTGTTCGTCCGTCTCGACCTGGCCGCCGAGGAACGAGGTGTTCGGCGTATGGCCGATCGCCACGAACACGCCTTCCGCGGCAATCAGCCGCTCTTCGCCGGTCTCGTTATCGCGGACGGCCAGTCCCTGCAGGCCCTGCCCGCCGGCTTTGACCTCAAGCGGGGTCGCATTCAGGCTCCAGCCGATTTTGCCGTTGGTCCGCGCCCGGTCCTGCATGATTTTCGAAGCGCGCAGCTCAGGACGGCGGTGGACGACCGTCACCTCGGTCGCGAACCGGGTCAGGAACGACGCTTCCTCCATGGCCGAGTCGCCGCCTCCGACGACGATCAGCTTTCTGCCGCGGAAAAAGAAACCGTCGCATGTCGCGCAGGTGCTGACGCCGCGGCCGACGTTGTCCCGCTCGCCCGGGATTCCCATATATTTTGCCGATGCGCCGGTCGAAATAATCATCGCTTCCGTCTCCAGCTCGGATCCGCTCTCCAGCGACAGCTTAAAGAGCCTTTGCGACAAATCGGCCGATTCTACCCAGCCGGTCCGGAAACGGGCGCCGAAGCGCTGCGCCTGCTTGCGCATATTGGACATCAGCTCCGATCCGAGCACGCCGTCCGGGAAGCCGGGGAAGTTCTCGACCTCGGTCGTCGTCGTCAGCTGGCCGCCGGGCTGCGGACCTTCGAGCACGAGCGGGCTGAACCCTGCGCGGGCGAGATAAATGGCGGCGGTCAGGCCGGAAGGGCCGGTTCCGACAATGATGATTTTTTCCACGTGGTGAGCTCTCCTTTCATTAACCTTCTGCGGCTGCCTTCAATCATAATTATAATAAATACTAAATTAAAATTATTATAAATAAGAAAAGAAGTCAAGATGTTTTTTGGCAAAGAGGCGTTCAATTTTCGCCGCTCATCAGCTTGACGTAAAACTCTCGCGTCCGCGGCCCGTCGAACTCGCAGAAATAAATGCCCTGCCACCGGCCGAGCAGCAGCCTGCCGCCGCTGACGATGACGGTCTGCGATGTGCCCGTCGTCATCGCTTTCAGGTGAGAGGCGGTGTTTCCTTCGGCATGACGGTATTTCGGATGCTCCCACGGGTACACCTCCTCCAGCCGCATCAGCACGTCGTGCTTCACG
This genomic window from Paenibacillus humicola contains:
- a CDS encoding FCD domain-containing protein, producing MLTQHCEIAAAIRRKDPDAAENTMYEHPNLTVDDVVVLQQK
- a CDS encoding helix-turn-helix transcriptional regulator, whose product is MFNIFDIREERGYPAQERKTIGSDCYTLVWVRFGSCAFEFRGKPAVCRKNELLLIPAGVPAAEVRGQGGIRESLTVRFSPSSAETNRQLPLLARSDPLHWATHMPELLLDKLLLLTGQWTERDRYFSVMCSALLTELIVTVSREIDEGGRAPSAIRHIERMKRYIEDHYRNKVTKHELGACIGVSPNYAASLFRSVTGMTISEYVHLKRAKTADYMLRHSQLTVQEIAGHLGYSDPSYFNRVFKRVIGRLPSELTAERTGRD
- a CDS encoding CLC_0170 family protein, whose amino-acid sequence is MQFGGGIGYIGFIVTLMLITGILTLRIDTKRYEVSGMKREQKAARIVGWFNVVIAIGIYIGNWVIHKFA
- a CDS encoding ABC-F family ATP-binding cassette domain-containing protein — encoded protein: MHVLTVDHITKSYGEKILFEDVSFGVETGDKIGIIGVNGTGKSTFMRVVAGLEPPDSGSILVGGGVTVRMLAQDPAFDPEQTVLEHVLAGDSEPLRAVRAYNEALIALELRPDNAGLQERLVRANQRMNELDAWTIETEAKTALTKLGIGRFDARLGTLSGGQRKRAAMAAALVQPADVLLLDEPTNHIDNESVAWLEQMLQKRKGALLMITHDRYFLDRVTNRTLELDRGRAFFYTANYSRFLELKLDREEREAASEAKRQNLLRGELAWIRRGAKARSTKQKARIERFEALQAAAPEKSAGKLDVSVASTRLGRKIVEISGLAKSFGEQTVIRDFDYIAVPEDRVGIVGRNGLGKSTLLKLIAGQLQPDAGEVVLGPTVKLGVFSQEREEMDESLRVIEYIREGAEQVATADGTTIAAAQMLERFLFPPAQQWSLIAKLSGGEKRRLQLLRVLMEAPNVLLLDEPTNDLDIQTLTVLEDYLDDFPGVVFVVSHDRYFLDRVADRIFAFEGDGVVTQHVGSFSDYAESAARSDDAGSAAESGGAGARPGGAAGSRAARAGEAGGEEKPLRMSYKEQKEFETIDDEIAKAEEALREVARRMDESGSDSALLQELVRQQEELEAGLEQLMERWTYLNELAEKIAAAKNR
- a CDS encoding Ger(x)C family spore germination protein, whose amino-acid sequence is MRRLNRSSRAARLLKLICIVSMTAPLLTGCWDRLEIDERGVVLGIGIDVAPPKEKREESLVTTLDPKQPRTNKPLVRITVQIAVPGRIPLGPGEGGGGGNAGAAKTVWIIDVVGRTIDDAVSNLQQQISAPLFFGHLRIIVVSEEYARSGLQNINDYFHRNSEIRRTTWMVISKGKAKAIMQASPELERVPSLYLQSSMDQAVRMGKLPNVFLGVFWSAVSKKGQEAYLPYVVMKKKNNIQIAGLAYFREDRIVGTTKPLEIAILMAIKNMNPAGYQTFAPIRGMGAAVYTATHRKSKIEAELRNGIPHFKIHVEIEGNIREKTDEGFTIDPNTIAKIQRDIESFNEKSSNELIKMTQKEGADIFGFGEYIRAYKWGYWNSRVKTKEKWQEIYKDITFEVDTRVHVRRVGMKAV
- a CDS encoding Ger(x)C family spore germination protein, whose amino-acid sequence is MRNAVRLTVIAAVTLLLGGCWNMRESNNTDYAMAVGIDLNERGEVALTIQSPVLEAIKPQSQATEDTIKSLSTSGKTAFEAVRSYVEIMGVKVFWSHLKVLVISEDAARKGVDSYLDFFLSDPEMRNTAYVAIVKGRAKDLLESEPDITSIPANLLSNQLENANINSFAPSVRFNEFARSLTNPEGWQPFAPVVKRYEQSEYDRNIVGIAPYQGGDSQQSNLFLVEGTAVFKGTRMIGTMNKTETRGLLWVINKVKSATVRVPCREEAADCRITLEVSGKPSAKYTVDYDDKRPVIRIHIKTNVNIADGSNQTAFIDDKYIRDLEHRFADTVHAEIMAAFNKAAKTYRTDVFGFGNRLEDDHYRLWTKLRDRWDQELLPQARLDIQIDVKIRRRGRMLYSPWTKE